The Couchioplanes caeruleus nucleotide sequence GGCGCCGGCGCGCGATGAGTTCGTCGCCGTGCAGTTGGGCCCGCGCGGTCACCGCGCCTCCCCGCCGGCCGGGTGGCGTTCCAGCGCGTCCCCGTGCGGCTCGGCCCGCGCGGTCACGGGCGGCCCCTCACCGGTCAGGTGCCGCTCGAGCGCGCCGAGCCGGTCGTGCCAGGTGCGGCGCTGCTCGTCGATCCACGAACCGAGCAGCTCGAGCTGGTCGGTCCGCAGCCGGCAGGGGCGTCGCGTGCCCTCGCGGCGCTGCTCCACCAGCCCGCACCGGCGCAGCACGCCGACGTGGTGGGAGATCGCCTGCGGGGTCAGCCGGAACGGCTCGGCGAGCTCCCCGACCGTGGCGTCACCGCGCGCGAGGCGGGTCACCAGCGCGCGGCGCACCGGGTCACCCAGGGCGGCGAAGGCGGCGTCGAGATCCGGCATGCCGGTACCGTAACGCAAACATTCGTTTTCACAAAGAACCATTTGTTGATGCGTACGGCGGGCAGCCACGGGTAGGTGCCGGTGATGGACAGCACCCGGCTGCGATTCGACGGCAC carries:
- a CDS encoding ArsR/SmtB family transcription factor — encoded protein: MPDLDAAFAALGDPVRRALVTRLARGDATVGELAEPFRLTPQAISHHVGVLRRCGLVEQRREGTRRPCRLRTDQLELLGSWIDEQRRTWHDRLGALERHLTGEGPPVTARAEPHGDALERHPAGGEAR